The Prunus persica cultivar Lovell chromosome G7, Prunus_persica_NCBIv2, whole genome shotgun sequence genome has a segment encoding these proteins:
- the LOC109950265 gene encoding GDSL esterase/lipase 5-like — MASLQNSPLDHSILICVSTLLLSTVFGSCASDHTLSSRTVALFTFGDSTVDPGNNNYIKTIPENQAHYKPYGQNGFFQHPTGRFSDGRIIVDYIADYAKLPLIPPFLQPSADYTNGVNFASAGAGVLSETNQGLVIDLQTQLKNFEEVQKSLTEKFGEVKAKEVISEAVYFISIGSNDYMGGYLANPKMQEQYNPEQYVGMVIGNLTQAIQVLYGKGARKFAFLRLCPLGCLPAFRALNHKASGGDCFEAASALALAHNNALKTVLTSLEYMLKQFKYSTSNFYDWLQDRIDNPYKHGYKDGVNACCGTGPYGGIFTCGGTKEVKDYQLCENADDYVWWDSFHPTERIHEQLAKALWNGAPSSVGPYNLEELFSVDEEKLTIGYMVDDPEAQDHFSLLK, encoded by the exons ATGGCAAGCCTGCAGAATTCTCCCTTGGATCACTCAATCCTCATCTGTGTGAGCACTCTGCTGTTGTCAACTGTGTTTGGATCATGTGCTAGTGATCACACATTGAGCAGCAGGACTGTTGCCTTGTTCACTTTTGGTGACTCAACTGTAGATCCTGGAAACAACAATTACATCAAAACCATTCCTGAGAACCAAGCACATTACAAGCCGTACGGGCAGAACGGCTTCTTCCAACACCCCACGGGACGCTTTTCTGATGGTCGTATCATCGTAGATTACATAG CGGACTATGCAAAGCTGCCACTGATCCCTCCATTTTTACAACCTTCTGCTGATTACACAAATGGTGTCAACTTTGCATCTGCTGGGGCTGGCGTCCTTTCTGAAACCAATCAAGGATTG GTGATTGATCTTCAGACACAATTGAAAAACTTTGAAGAGGTGCAGAAATCACTAACAGAAAAGTTTGGAGAAGTGAAAGCAAAGGAAGTGATATCAGAAGCAGTTTATTTCATTAGTATTGGGAGCAATGATTACATGGGTGGTTATTTGGCCAACCCAAAAATGCAAGAACAATATAACCCTGAACAATATGTGGGGATGGTAATTGGAAACTTGACACAGGCAATCCAA gTGTTGTATGGGAAAGGGGCTAGAAAATTTGCTTTCCTAAGGTTGTGTCCACTTGGATGCTTGCCTGCCTTTAGAGCTCTGAACCACAAAGCCAGTGGAGGGGATTGCTTTGAAGCAGCTTCTGCCCTTGCTCTAGCACATAACAATGCTTTAAAAACTGTGCTCACAAGCCTTGAATATATGCTCAAACAGTTTAAGTACAGCACCTCCAATTTTTATGATTGGCTCCAGGACAGAATAGATAATCCCTACAAACATG GTTACAAGGATGGAGTGAATGCTTGCTGTGGGACTGGACCCTATGGGGGCATCTTCACCTGTGGAGGCACAAAGGAAGTTAAAGATTACCAATTATGTGAAAATGCTGATGATTATGTATGGTGGGATTCTTTTCACCCCACTGAGAGGATCCATGAGCAGCTTGCAAAGGCTCTCTGGAATGGGGCCCCTTCCTCTGTAGGGCCATACAACCTAGAAGAGCTCTTCTCAGTTGATGAGGAGAAGCTCACCATTGGCTATATGGTTGATGACCCAGAAGCACAAGATCACTTTTCACTTCTAAAATAG
- the LOC18769886 gene encoding uncharacterized protein LOC18769886: MASFEGRVSYSSLPKIDKRQTQFQYDDEFIGSEWTEPEDGAKVSYPPVASKPLKQDYAFQFPLESEDFIDGSGYDSSEEPCDSAQTNMHPEVNLKNVLSGMVAILTGRNKAPGPPSDKQLPNSNVSFLGSEKNGETYLHSSVYTPSAPPLLEPTAFDYNAYKDVLEAEPPEWLPDSSTTVCMQCTFPFTALTRGRHHCRFCGGVFCRTCSKGRCLLPVKFRERNPQRVCDACYDRLDPLQGILINNISNASQAAKHDVMDWTCTRGWLNLPVGFSMEHEIYKASNTLRSYSQVARLNPERSIPLAVLRGAKGLAILTVAKAGVLLSYKLGTGLVIARRSDGSWSAPSSIFSVGLGWGAQVGGELMDFIIVLHDLKAVKTFCSRMHFSLGAGCSVAAGPIGRVLEADMRAGDRGSGMCYTYSCSKGAFVGVSLEGNIVATRMDTNLQFYGDPYLTTSDILLGTVDRPKAAEPLYTALENLYSSLQC, from the exons ATGGCGAGCTTTGAGGGGAGAGTTTCGTATTCGTCCCTTCCTAAGATAGACAAACGCCAAACCCAATTCCAATATGATGATGAATTCATCGGCTCCGAATGGACCGAGCCAGAAGACGGTGCTAAAGTTAGTTACCCCCCAGTAGCCTCCAAGCCCTTGAAACAAGATTATGCATTCCAGTTTCCCCTTGAATCCGAAGATTTTATTGATGGCAGCGGATATGATTCTAGCGAGGAGCCTTGTGATTCAGCTCAGACTAATATGCATCCCGAGGTCAACTTGAAGAATGTGCTGAGTGGGATGGTTGCCATTCTGACTGGTCGGAACAAAGCTCCGGGTCCTCCATCAGACAAGCAACTACCCAATTCGAATGTTTCATTTCTGGGCTCAGAAAAGAATGGTGAAACCTACTTGCACTCCTCGGTCTACACACCCAGTGCTCCACCCCTTCTTGAACCAACTGCGTTTGATTATAATGCGTACAAAGATGTTTTGGAGGCTGAGCCCCCTGAGTGGCTTCCTGATAGTTCGACTACAGTTTGCATGCAGTGCACTTTTCCTTTCACTGCCCTTACTCGTGGGAGACATCATTGTCGATTCTGTGGTGGTGTTTTCTGCCGAACATGTAGTAAAGGAAGGTGCTTGTTGCCTGTCAAGTTTAGGGAGAGGAATCCACAAAGGGTCTGTGATGCCTGCTATGATAGGCTAGACCCTTTGCAGGGTATTCTTATCAACAACATTAGCAATGCTTCACAAGCAGCAAAGCATGATGTCATGGATTGGACATGCACAAGAGGATGGTTAAATCTTCCTGTTGGTTTTTCCATGGAACATGAAATATACAAAGCATCCAACACATTGAGAAGTTATTCCCAG GTTGCTAGGTTGAATCCTGAGAGGTCCATACCCTTAGCTGTTCTCAGAGGAGCCAAAGGCCTGGCAATCTTAACAGTTGCTAAAGCTGGTGTGCTTCTTTCTTACAAACTTGGTACTGGTTTGGTAATTGCTCGAAGGTCAGATGGATCATGGTCTGCTCCATCATCCATATTTTCTGTTGGCTTAGGATGGGGTGCACAG gttGGGGGTGAGCTTATGGACTTCATAATTGTACTTCATGACTTAAAAGCTGTGAAAACGTTTTGTAGTCGCATGCATTTTTCTCTTGGTGCTGGCTGTAGTGTTGCAGCAGGACCTATTGGTAGAGTGCTGGAAGCAGATATGCGTGCTGGAGACAGAGGTTCTGGAATGTGCTATACATACAGTTGTAGCAAAG GTGCATTTGTAGGAGTATCATTGGAAGGGAACATTGTGGCCACAAGGATGGATACCAATCTACAATTTTATGGTGACCCTTACCTGACGACTTCGGATATACTACTCGGAACAGTGGACAGACCAAAGGCTGCTGAGCCCCTGTATACGGCGCTTGAAAACCTCTACTCCAGTCTACAGTGCTAG
- the LOC18769072 gene encoding suppressor of mec-8 and unc-52 protein homolog 2, producing the protein MTSSKKHHKEKVIRRKEEKAEQPELPKYRDRAKERREDQNPDYEQTELGSFHAVAPPGNVDLRAAEAQKLSIEKSKYLGGDVEHTHLVKGLDYALLNKIRSEIDKKPDAEDEADAKSRASKEDQKLSFRTATAKSVYQCIVKPQAVIKTNEMFLPGRMSFIFNMEGGYTHDIPTTLHRSKADCPQPEEMVTVSVDGSVLDRIAKIMSYLRLGSSGKVLKKKKKEKDAKVIGKISIIGNEFVEEDKPSKPDAGTSKNETKREILPPPPPPPPGPPPRKNHIDSKAQQGPTMARADEDDIFVGDGVDYAIPGKDLSQSPLSEDMEESPRNKEKVSYFDEPVYGPVQPYGAPQEWQETNGYDATQTQMAGAYQGEWPAEYQYAEQMAYPEQYLQPNMEGYDVEAGLNIQDPRFMTQEEKDRGLGSVFKRDDQRLQQLREKDAREKDPNFISESYSECYPGYQEYNREIVDSDDEDDLSKMDMGGRAKGRLHRWDFETEEEWATYNEQKEAMPKAAFQFGVKMQDGRKTRKQNKDQKITNDLHKINKILARKKMDKDIDGEGGGGGHYDDDVQPGKKLRV; encoded by the exons ATGACGTCGTCAAAGAAACATCACAAGGAGAAAGTTATTCGCCGCAA AGAGGAGAAAGCAGAACAGCCGGAGTTGCCAAAATACAGAGACAGAGCAAAGGAGCGAAGAGAAGATCAAAATCCTGATTATGAGCAGACTGAATTGGGTTCTTTTCACGCCGTTGCGCCTCCTGGAAATGTTGATCTCCG GGCAGCTGAAGCACAGAAGTTATCCATTGAGAAGAGCAAGTATCTTGGAG GTGATGTGGAACACACGCATTTGGTCAAAGGATTGGATTACGCTTTacttaacaaaataagaaGCGAGATTGACAAAAAGCCAGATGCTGAAGATGAGGCTGATGCAAAGTCTAG GGCATCTAAGGAagaccaaaaattgtcatttcgAACTGCAACTGCAAAG TCGGTGTACCAATGCATAGTCAAGCCACAAGCTGTTATAAAAACCAATGAGATGTTCCTTCCTGGTAGGATGTCATTTATTTTCAACATG GAGGGTGGATACACTCATGATATCCCAACCACCTTGCATAGGAGCAAAGCCGACTGTCCGCAACCAGAG GAAATGGTAACTGTCAGTGTTGATGGTTCTGTACTTGATCGAATTGCTAAAATTATGTCATATCTTCGTCTTGGATCTTCTGGAAAGGTtctcaagaagaaaaagaaggagaaagatGCAAAAG TTATAGGAAAGATTTCAATTATTGGTAATGAATTTGTTGAAGAGGATAAGCCCTCGAAGCCTGATGCTGGGACTTCGAAGAATGAAACTAAAAGAGAGATTTTGCCTCCGCccccacctccacctcctgGTCCTCCCCCGAGGAAAAATCATATAGATTCAAAAGCACAACAAGGCCCAACTATGGCTAGAGCAGATGAGGATGACATTTTTGTTGGGGATGGTGTTGACTATGCTATTCCTGGTAAGGATTTGAGTCAAAGCCCTCTCTCTGAAGACATGGAAGAGTCTCCCCGGAACAAGGAAAAAGTTTCTTATTTTGATGAACCTGTTTATGGTCCCGTCCAACCCTATGGGGCGCCTCAGGAATGGCAAGAAACA AATGGATACGATgcaacacaaacacaaatggCTGGGGCCTACCAGGGTGAGTGGCCGGCGGAGTACCAATATGCTGAGCAAATGGCTTATCCTGAACAGTACCTCCAGCCAAATATGGAGGGTTATGATGTTGAAGCAGGCCTAAACATACAGGATCCACGCTTTATGACTCAAGAAGAGAAGGATCGGGGTTTAGGATCTGTGTTCAAGCGTGATGACCAAAGACTTCAACAATTGAGGGAGAAAGATGCCCGAGAAAAGGATCCCAACTTCATCTCAGAGAGTTATTCTGAATGTTACCCTGGCTATCAAGAGTATAATCGGGAGATCGTTGACAGCGACGATGAAGATGACTTGTCAAAAATGGATATGGGGGGACGA GCTAAGGGTCGTCTTCACCGATGGGACTTTGAGACAGAAGAAGAATGGGCAACATACAATGAGCAGAAGGAAGCTATGCCGAAGGCAGCATTCCAATTTGGCGTGAAGATGCAAGATGGTCGAAAGACACGAAAGCAAAACAAGGACCAGAAGATCACTAATGATCTGCACAAGATCAACAAGATACTTGCCAGAAAGAAGATGGATAAGGACATCGATGGAGagggcggcggcggcggccaTTACGACGATGATGTACAGCCTGGCAAGAAGCTTCGTGTTTGA